AGTTGCTATGTAGTGATTAGAAATATAACTACCATTCTCAGCTCCTTTTGCTATTTGGCGTAGTTCAGGGGTATCCCAACCATCTCCACCCAGAATTTTTGCAGATATTTGAAGATCTTTTGATTCTCGTAAGATAACTCCAACTTGCTGGTGAAACCCAGGAATAAACAAAATATCTGGTTTGATTTTTCTAACTTCCGTCAATTGGGCGCTGTAAGAAGTGTCTTTTTGTGAATAACGTAATATTTTTGTAACTTTTCCACCGTTTTTTGTAAAATTTTCCACAAAGCTCTTACTTAATCCTTTGCTGTAATCAGAATCGGAATCTTCCATAACAATTGCAGTTTTGGCTTTTAGAGTAGAGGTAGCAAACGTTGCCATGACGGTTCCTTGAAAACTATCAATAAAGCATGCCCGAAATACATATTTTTTTTGAAAAGTGACACTATCATTTGTAGCTGCGGGAGAAATAATTGGAATTTTTGATTTTTCAGCAATCGAAGCTGCTGCTATTGTATTTGAACTTGTAACATCACCAATAGCAACTGCTATTTTATCTGAAGTTACCAGTTTATTTATCGCTTTAGCAGCCTCAGCAGGTGTGCTGAGTGAATCTTCAATGATGAGTTTTATTTTTGGTTCTGAATTTCCCATTTCTGCTAATGCCAGTTCCATCCCTTTCTTTGCATCTTGACCATAAGATCCCAATGTGCCCGTCATGGAAAGAACTGCTCCGACTTTTACTTCTAATCCTATGGCTGAGGAAAAAAATGTTAAACCGTTTAAAATAAGAAAAGTCTTTAAATTTCGCTTTATGTTAGTTCTATAAAGAAGCATAAAATAACCTCAAACGGTGGTAAGGTGAAAAAATAGAACGGAATAACTAACGGAATATTAAAAGATTATCCCAGATTTGAGAAAAACTTCAAGATGAATTTTAAAATAGGTTGTTTCTAAAATTGATATTTAATAGATTTCTTTTTAGGAAGTTAAGTTTGCTTCTAAATTTAAGAACTGATTGAGGAATATTATGAAAATTGCAATAGGACAATTGATAGTAAAAGCAGCAAACTGTGCAGAGAATTTTCATAAAATGCAAGAGCAGATATTAGATGCCATTGAAAATCAAGCACATTTAATTATTTTTCCTGAAATGGCTTTGCCTGGATATTTTATTGGAGATACTTGGGAACAATTATCATTTTTACAAGATTGCGAGTATTATCATAAAAAAATTCTAAGACTATCAGATAAAATTGATATTATTTTTGGTTCGGTTGGAGTTGATTGGCAGAAAAAAAATGAAGATGGAAGAGTTAGAAAATATAATGCAATTTATTGTGCTTCTAAAGGAAATTTTATAATTAATTCTAAAACAAAATATCCTTTTTGGATTAAATCTCTAATGCCTAATTATAGAGAATTTGATGATTCTCGTTACTTTTATGATCTTAGAAAACTTGCGAGTGATAATAATTCAAAGCTTGAAGAACTATATGAACCTTTAAAATTAAAGCTAAATGGAAAAGTTATAAAAATAGGGGTTTCAATTTGTGAAGATGCTTGGTCAGATGATTATAGTAATAATCCAATTCTAACTTTTAATAAAAAATATAAGCACGACTTTTTTCTAAATCTAAGTGCTTCACCTTATACTTTGGCAAAAAAAGAAAAACGTGAAAAATTATTTTGCAAGATAAGTAAGTATTGTAACACTTCTTTGTTCTATGTAAATTGTGTAGGTGTGCAAAATTTAGGAAAAACAATTTATGGTTTTGATGGTTCTTCTACTTTTTATTCAAATAAAGGAAAAGTTATTGAAATTGGTGAATTTTTCTCAGAATCTCTCCGCTTTTTTGAATTTGACCTTTCTAGAAAAACATTAATCAGTAAACAATCATTTTTAAATGAAAGAAATAAGCTTGATAAAGCTAGTGAATTGCAATTTTCCTTGGAGTACATCCTTAGAAGTTGTTTAAATGAATGGAATATTAAAAAGGTTGTAATTGGTTTGAGTGGTGGAATTGATTCTGCTTTAAGTGCAGTCCTGTTTACACGTGTTTTAGGTAACAAAAATGTGTATTTAATTAATATGCCATCTCAATTTAATTCTGAACTAACAAAAAATGCTGCAAAAAAATTAGCTGATAATCTTCAATGTCCATTTGCTTTTATTCCTATAGATGAATCTATTAAATATACAAAAGATCAAATAAATAAAGTTTCTTTTTCTCATTCAAATGAAAAAATTGAAGTAAATTCTTTTGTTTTTGAGAATATCCAAGCAAGAGATAGAAGTGGAAGAATATTAGCAGCAGTTGCTGCGGCTTTAGGTGGAGTATTTGTTTGCAATGCTAATAAATCAGAAATGACAGTAGGCTATTCTACTTTATATGGAGATCAAGCTGGATTTATGGCACCTCTTGCAGATTTGTGGAAACAAGATGTTTATTTGCTTTCTCATCATTATAACAAACATATTTTTAAAAAACAGGTTATTCCCAATGAAACACTACAAGTTGTTCCAAGCGCGGAACTTAGTGAAAATCATAATGTCATGGAAAATAAAGGAGATCCTTTAAATTACCCTTATCATGATTTGCTTTTCTCCTCTTGGGTTGAGCATTGGAATAGAAAAACACCTGAGGATTGTTTAAAAGCATATTTAAAAAACAACCTTGCAACACTTATTGGTTGTGAAAGTAAGTTGATAGAAAATCTATTTCCTAATGTGCATGCTTTTATAAATGATTTGGAACGTTGGTGGACTTTATATCAAGGTATGGGTGCTTTTAAAAGAGTTCAAGCTCCTCCAGTTATTGCGTTGAGTAGAAGGGCTTTTGGGAATGATCATAGAGAGCATATTGGGCGTGTTACTTTTTCGGCAGGATATATAAAAATTAAAAGTAAGATCTTAAAAGAATAAGCAAAAAAAAATAATGTATTATTCATAATATTAACTAAAAATATTTATGTAACAATTAAAAAAATAATTTTTAGGCAACTTTATTAATTTTATAAAGTGATTTATTCTTAAGTATGTTAATTTAATAGATTTTTAATCTAATTTAGTATTAATAAATAGAATAATATTCTATTTATTAATAGTGTGATATCGTGGTTTAAATAAAATTTTAGTAATTTAAAGTAATTATCTAAAAAATTATTTTTCCTAAAATTTTCTTTTTTTTAACTTTCCAAAATAACTAGATCAACATAAAAGGATGTAGTAAAAAAAAAACTTTTGGAGAAGGATTCTTCAAATTTTAAGGAGCACAAACTTTATGGATGAAGTTAAGCTAAATAAGGACGATGAAAAATATATACGGACCTTATCACAATATTTAGAAAAATTTCACTTAACAACAGGTTATCAAAACAAAGAAGTTGCCGAACTTCTTAATATGGATAAAAGTTATTATAATAAAATTCGATTAAAGAAATTTTCTCCAATATCAAATAGTATTTCAATATTAAAAAAATTTGCTTCACTAAATGATAATGATTTAATTTCTTTTATCTCTGAAATTGAAGAATTAAATATTGATAAAAACTTTTTTTCGCTTGATGGCAATGATTGGGAATTTACTTTAAAAAAAGTTTTTTTACAATGTGGGCCATTAATTAGAAAGATACTCATTGAGGATAGGCTTAAGCCAATAATTGAAGAAAATGAAACTAGCATTGAAAAGTTAATAAAATGTTTTATAATTTTATCTTTAGTGCTAGATATTTCTAAAAATGAGAAATGGTTAAATTCCATAATGGAATTCGTATTAAATATACATCATAATATAGAAGAAGAACAAATTAATGACATAAATGAATTATTAAATAAGATGAAAAAAATGCAATAGAAAGTTTAACTTCTTGGAAAAACTTTTTTAAGAAGTTCATTATTTTCTTGTAACATTCGGCTTCCTCTTGTCACAGTTGCAATTCCTACTCCCAATTTTTCTGAAATTTCTCTTTGTGCTATTCCTTTAGCAATCATATCAACAATTTGAAGTCTTTGAGAAATAGCATCTATTTCAGCAGGGGTAAGAAATACTTTTAAAAACTGTTCTGAGTCATCCATAGAAATACCTTTATCTTTGATCTCTAAAATAAAATCTAAAATTTCTTTTGTTGATTTTTGAAATTTAGATTGAGTCATATTCTTATCCTTTAAAAATAAAATAAAATGGTAGAACTGTTAGGCTTTATAAAAATCCTACTTCCTTTTGTTGAATTACTCAAGCCATGCGAAGGTCTTTCAAGAGTAATATTTCCACTATATTTAGCTCCTTTAATAGAGATAGGAACATTATCTTCATCTGAAAAAATTGAGAATGTTAACTTATTGGCACAAATTACTTCAAAGTTAACAGATGAAATAATAACACCTCCGTGAAAATAACAAATACCTCCTGGAGCATGGTTTTTAACAAATCTTTTTGCTTCAAATATATTTGCTAGTTCATGATCTTTTCTTCCACCTAGTCCAAAAAAAATTTCAATAAATATTGGAATATTTTTTGACTTTTTCTTTATTAATTCTAATAAAAATGAAAAGTCATTATAGTCTTTATTTTTCTGCAAAGAGATTTCTTCAACAATCAGCTCTCTCTCCTGTCCCATATTGTTACGTACTGAATTTTTGTCAAGAAATTTTTTGGATTTTTCTGTCAAACTATCGTAGTCACCAGCCCAAATAATTTTATTACTAGATATTTTATTTCGTAGAAAATGATTCAATCCTCCATCAGCAATGAAAATTTCATTCTCATTTAAGTCAGTTAAGGATGAGGATTTTTGTTTATTTGCTATGACTTTGACATTTGTTTGTGAATTTGAACCATTTAAAAAAATTATAAATTTTTGAACTTTAAGCTTCTGGTTCATGATCAGTTGTATGGCTTCTTACTAAGTGTGGTAATTGAGAATCTTTTTTATCGATTAACCAAATATGTCTCATTTTTGCTTCAAGTTCTTCAGATTTAAAAATAATATCTCTAGCTTTTGAAAAACCAAAAGTTAATCCAAGTATAAAAGAAACAAATGCTAAAACAATACCAATAGCAAATATACCCGCAATTACGCTTTGAATTGAAGTGTTTGTAATAATTTCTGAAAAGCGCCCTTTTTGTGCTTCTTCTAATATTTTGGATTTAAATAATGCAATAATTAAGGCAATTGTAGCAAAAAAAACAATTGGAATTAAAAATGAAAGTAAGGGATAAAAAAAACGGACAAGATTAGCAATTGAACGCGCTTGAATAATTCTTCTTGCATGCTCAGGAAAATTTCGTTTTAAGTAAGATTCAAAATCTGAATCAAATATTTTTTTTGCAAAAGGCATATCAGGAAAAATCCTATTTATTGAGAGATTTATTTTTTAAATTTTGTTCTTCAGAGTCTTTTATTTTTTGCATTACCCCGTCTGAAATTTCTCTCCATTCTTTCATGAGTTCATACCAACCTCTAGGAAAGAAAAAACGCAGTTTTGCTAAGCGTAAAAAGCCTGGGAAAAAATTAATGCTTTCTTGGACTATCAAACTTAACGCAAGAAATGTTGGAGTTAAGATAAGGAAAGCAACCCATAATACGATTTTATTGATATGAGGTAAATAGCCACCTGCAAAGTAAGTAAAAATAGAGGACATGAGAAACGCCCAAAGGGGAAAAAACCACATTCCATGCGCAATTTTCATAGTAGCACGCACATCTCTGTCGGAAGTGCTTTTCTTTGCAAGTCTTTCACAAATTTTTGCTGGTAATACCCAAACTAACGTTCCTAGTGTTTCTATAGGAAAAGATACAAAAAGATAAAACCAGCCATGTCTTATCATCACCCAAAAGAAGTTTCTCTTTTTATAATTATTATCCCCCCAGACAAGTTGTGCTGGAGAAACATTCACAGCTTGCATCATTCTGCGCATTGTTTGAATTTTAGCCATAATAATTGGGTCAGAATCAAAATTAGGACGGTTCTGCTCAACAAAAATTCTAAATTCTCTTGCGGAAGATGGGCTTCTTCCATATGCCAGTTCAAATAAAAAGCGCCAATTTCTTTTTTCATCCCAGCTAAAAAAACTAGCAAAACCAGATTCTAAGGATTCTCTTACTCCATCCATTATATCTTTTACAGAAAAATCACTAGATGTAATGACTACAGGTTCACAGAAATGCAAATACAACTCACTACGAAATTCATCTTTTTCCGAATAATCAATTACGGCAGGTTGAACGACTACAGTAAAATTTTCATCTTTGCTCCGGCTCATTGCTTGTAAAGCCATACGCGCCAAACCTGTTTTTAATTGGAAAATGAAAGGTTCATCATGACTAACGCCTTCGGGAAAAATAAGAATGCTATCTCCTTCCAATAATGCATCTCCCACTTTTTGAAAGGCCTCATTATTTGCTTTTGCACGCCAGTCAGCTTCAAAATTACCTTGTTCCAACATTTCTTTTTGGGCTTGAATATCTTTTTTGATATCTTGCAAACGAGTTACAGGGATTGCTCTAGTTAATTTTAGAAATTGGCGCATTACGGGAATGTCCCAAAGAGTATGCTTGGCAAGAGGTCTGATTCGCACGGGAGCTAAACCTAACATCACAGCTGGATCAACAATGCCACTAGAATGATTTGAAGCCCATATTGAACTTCCACCTGTATAAGGTGTTCCTGAAATACAAATTCTTTTGAAGAAAATCCTGCAAAGAATAAAAGCCAGAAATCGAATCATTATAAGATTTGCCTCTAGTGTTTTGCTGTGATCTAAAAATGAGTATATTGCCATAAAGGACATTATTAAATGTCAAATTCACCTAATGGAGACAGAATGTCAATACAATCAAATTCAATAAATGCTAAAGGTAAGAAAACTATTCAATTAAATAGTCCTCTCAAAGTTGTATCGAACATTAGAGGTGATGATATTAAAAATATTATTATTTGTTTACATGGTTTTGGCGATAATGCTGCAAATTTTTCTTCTTTGGCAAATGAAATAAATGTGCAAAACGTTCTTTGGCTTTTTCCTCAAGGTCCAAAGAATTATCCTATGGGATTTGACGGAGCACAATGGTTTCCGCTATTTAACGACCCAACTGAAGAAAGAAGAAATTCAGAAGAACTCATATTGCAATTAATCTATGAAGCTATTGAAGTCTGTAAACTAGATTTTTCAAAAGTTTTTCTGTTAGGTTTTTCACAAGGAGCTGCATTAGCTATTCACTGCGGATTAAAAACAAAAGAAAAACTCGCTGGAATTTTGGCATTAAGTGGTTTTATTTTTCAAGCGCATGCGATTAAAAATGCTTATGCAGGTAAAGTTATTGAAACACCTATGCTTGTTCTTCATGGCAACCAAGATCAAGTAATTTTTCCAGTAACATATTATGATATGTTGGATTCATTAAAAGATTTGGGTGTGAAACGGTTAAGAAACAAAATTTATAGTAACATGGGGCATACAATTTCTAGCGAAGAAATTAAAGACATAACCAAATTTATTGAGGAAAATCGTTGAATAAAACAAATATTGATATAGAAAAAACTCTAGAATTAGAAAAAGCAAGAATACAACTAGAAAATCGTGATATAGTTGGGATGAAGGCTTATCTAGTTAGCTTAGAATTACCTGAAGACAATCCTGTTGAAATTCAAGAAAGTCTGCAAGAATTAGGTGCTCTTGTAAGAACTCTTGGAGATGAATGTTTGGGAGTTTCAGTTCAGAAGAAAAATAAACCTGTCCCAGCCACATATATAGGTTTAGGAAAAGCAGAAGAAATAAAAAAATCTTGTCAAATATTACAAATTGATTATGTTACTTTTGATCAAGAATTATCTCCAACACAGGTCAGGAATTTAGAAAATTTAATAAATAAACCTGTACTTGATAGAACAAGTATTATTCTGCAGATTTTCAAAAAAAATGCGCGTTCAAAAGAATCAAGAACTCAAGTTGAAATTGCTCACTTGGAGTATATGGCTCCTCGCTTATCCAACGCTTGGATTGCTTGGGAAAGACAAAGAGGCGGTGGTGGAGTTGGAGGAAGAGTGAAAGGCTCTGGTGAGACTCAACTTGAAATTGATAGAAGACGCATGAAAGATAAAATTGCTTCCTTAAAAAAAGATTTAGAAAAAATTCAAAAAGAAAGAGAAACACAAAGAAAAAACAGGTTAGATGAATGGAATGTAGTTTTAGTTGGGTATACCAATGCAGGGAAAACAACTTTAATGAATGCATTAACTGAAAGTCATTTGTCCGCCAAAGACTCATTGTTTGAAACACTGGATTCAAGTGTAAGAAAAATTCGTGGAACAAATAACATGAATATTCTAATCACTGATACAGTTGGTTTTATTAGAAATTTACCACATGGATTAGTAGCGAGTTTTCGAAGTACTTTAGAAGAGGCCTGCAAGGCAGATCTTATCTTGCATATTGTGGATATTTCTAATAAGTCTTATAAGGAACATATTAAGGTAACTGATGAGGTTCTCCGCCAAGTAGGAGCATCTGAGGTTCCAAAAATAATCATTTTTAATAAAATAGATGCCATTAAAGGTGAGCCGCAGTTGGCTAGAATATTAATGCGTAGTTACCCAAAAAGTATTTGTATTTCTAGTCAAAAAGAAGAGGATATAAAAAAATTTAGAGAAACTATTGTGCAGTTTCTTGCGCAAAATATGGTAGAAAAAGTATTTAATGTACATTATGAAGATTCTAAAATGTTGTCATTAATTTATTCGCATACTCGTGTATTAGAAGCAAAATGGACACAAGATGAAGGTATATTTAAAGTTAGAATGTCTAAAAGTATTTATCAAAGATATTTTGTGATTAATAAAGTTGAGGAAAATTTAGAATGGTAGATAAAAAAGAGGAAAATAAAATACCCGAAAATATTAAAAATAAAATTATGGAACTAAAACTTATAGAAA
This is a stretch of genomic DNA from Pigmentibacter ruber. It encodes these proteins:
- a CDS encoding ABC transporter substrate-binding protein; the encoded protein is MLLYRTNIKRNLKTFLILNGLTFFSSAIGLEVKVGAVLSMTGTLGSYGQDAKKGMELALAEMGNSEPKIKLIIEDSLSTPAEAAKAINKLVTSDKIAVAIGDVTSSNTIAAASIAEKSKIPIISPAATNDSVTFQKKYVFRACFIDSFQGTVMATFATSTLKAKTAIVMEDSDSDYSKGLSKSFVENFTKNGGKVTKILRYSQKDTSYSAQLTEVRKIKPDILFIPGFHQQVGVILRESKDLQISAKILGGDGWDTPELRQIAKGAENGSYISNHYIATGDNKKLQAFVKAYKAKFKEEPSSFAALAYDSIYMVRNAIKNKNSAEPEKITEGLAAIQKFEGVTGMISMDKNHNPTKPAVVLEFIPNGYKYISTVNP
- the nadE gene encoding NAD(+) synthase, coding for MKIAIGQLIVKAANCAENFHKMQEQILDAIENQAHLIIFPEMALPGYFIGDTWEQLSFLQDCEYYHKKILRLSDKIDIIFGSVGVDWQKKNEDGRVRKYNAIYCASKGNFIINSKTKYPFWIKSLMPNYREFDDSRYFYDLRKLASDNNSKLEELYEPLKLKLNGKVIKIGVSICEDAWSDDYSNNPILTFNKKYKHDFFLNLSASPYTLAKKEKREKLFCKISKYCNTSLFYVNCVGVQNLGKTIYGFDGSSTFYSNKGKVIEIGEFFSESLRFFEFDLSRKTLISKQSFLNERNKLDKASELQFSLEYILRSCLNEWNIKKVVIGLSGGIDSALSAVLFTRVLGNKNVYLINMPSQFNSELTKNAAKKLADNLQCPFAFIPIDESIKYTKDQINKVSFSHSNEKIEVNSFVFENIQARDRSGRILAAVAAALGGVFVCNANKSEMTVGYSTLYGDQAGFMAPLADLWKQDVYLLSHHYNKHIFKKQVIPNETLQVVPSAELSENHNVMENKGDPLNYPYHDLLFSSWVEHWNRKTPEDCLKAYLKNNLATLIGCESKLIENLFPNVHAFINDLERWWTLYQGMGAFKRVQAPPVIALSRRAFGNDHREHIGRVTFSAGYIKIKSKILKE
- a CDS encoding Trp family transcriptional regulator gives rise to the protein MTQSKFQKSTKEILDFILEIKDKGISMDDSEQFLKVFLTPAEIDAISQRLQIVDMIAKGIAQREISEKLGVGIATVTRGSRMLQENNELLKKVFPRS
- a CDS encoding motility associated factor glycosyltransferase family protein — its product is MNQKLKVQKFIIFLNGSNSQTNVKVIANKQKSSSLTDLNENEIFIADGGLNHFLRNKISSNKIIWAGDYDSLTEKSKKFLDKNSVRNNMGQERELIVEEISLQKNKDYNDFSFLLELIKKKSKNIPIFIEIFFGLGGRKDHELANIFEAKRFVKNHAPGGICYFHGGVIISSVNFEVICANKLTFSIFSDEDNVPISIKGAKYSGNITLERPSHGLSNSTKGSRIFIKPNSSTILFYF
- a CDS encoding 1-acyl-sn-glycerol-3-phosphate acyltransferase — translated: MIRFLAFILCRIFFKRICISGTPYTGGSSIWASNHSSGIVDPAVMLGLAPVRIRPLAKHTLWDIPVMRQFLKLTRAIPVTRLQDIKKDIQAQKEMLEQGNFEADWRAKANNEAFQKVGDALLEGDSILIFPEGVSHDEPFIFQLKTGLARMALQAMSRSKDENFTVVVQPAVIDYSEKDEFRSELYLHFCEPVVITSSDFSVKDIMDGVRESLESGFASFFSWDEKRNWRFLFELAYGRSPSSAREFRIFVEQNRPNFDSDPIIMAKIQTMRRMMQAVNVSPAQLVWGDNNYKKRNFFWVMIRHGWFYLFVSFPIETLGTLVWVLPAKICERLAKKSTSDRDVRATMKIAHGMWFFPLWAFLMSSIFTYFAGGYLPHINKIVLWVAFLILTPTFLALSLIVQESINFFPGFLRLAKLRFFFPRGWYELMKEWREISDGVMQKIKDSEEQNLKNKSLNK
- a CDS encoding alpha/beta hydrolase, with amino-acid sequence MSIQSNSINAKGKKTIQLNSPLKVVSNIRGDDIKNIIICLHGFGDNAANFSSLANEINVQNVLWLFPQGPKNYPMGFDGAQWFPLFNDPTEERRNSEELILQLIYEAIEVCKLDFSKVFLLGFSQGAALAIHCGLKTKEKLAGILALSGFIFQAHAIKNAYAGKVIETPMLVLHGNQDQVIFPVTYYDMLDSLKDLGVKRLRNKIYSNMGHTISSEEIKDITKFIEENR
- the hflX gene encoding GTPase HflX codes for the protein MNKTNIDIEKTLELEKARIQLENRDIVGMKAYLVSLELPEDNPVEIQESLQELGALVRTLGDECLGVSVQKKNKPVPATYIGLGKAEEIKKSCQILQIDYVTFDQELSPTQVRNLENLINKPVLDRTSIILQIFKKNARSKESRTQVEIAHLEYMAPRLSNAWIAWERQRGGGGVGGRVKGSGETQLEIDRRRMKDKIASLKKDLEKIQKERETQRKNRLDEWNVVLVGYTNAGKTTLMNALTESHLSAKDSLFETLDSSVRKIRGTNNMNILITDTVGFIRNLPHGLVASFRSTLEEACKADLILHIVDISNKSYKEHIKVTDEVLRQVGASEVPKIIIFNKIDAIKGEPQLARILMRSYPKSICISSQKEEDIKKFRETIVQFLAQNMVEKVFNVHYEDSKMLSLIYSHTRVLEAKWTQDEGIFKVRMSKSIYQRYFVINKVEENLEW